The Flavobacterium sp. 1 genome contains the following window.
ACAGTGAATCTTTGATTTTGAATATACCTGATGATGTTTTTAAAGAAACTTTTAAGGAAGAACCTACTGAAGACAATGAGCCGATTAAATTAAATATCAGTTCGACAAACCAAGTGGTCTATAACTTTTATGATGGTAAAGTGACTTCTGATAATATCTGTGATTTGATTCCTCCAGCAACTCCTAAGGTAAAAACACAATGGAAGGCTTCCTCTGGTGTTATCGAAGTTAAAACTGAAGCTGTAAAAACATCAAATGTGATCGATAATAGTACTAAAATAACGGGTTATAAGCATAATGTTATTTTTAAAAACATCACATTTTCCAAAGGTGACGGTACTACTCAGTTTTATGAAAGCTTTATATTCGGCGATTATTTGAAAACGATAACTCCATTGCCATTGGCTTTTGATCAGCCATTATCTCTTTGTGATAACAGCGGTTTGGTTTATGAATCTAATGCCACCGAATCATTAACACTTAATATTGATCCGGCATTAATTCTTAATGAAGTTACACCTGCAGATAAGCCAAGAACAGGAACAATAGGATTGGTTAAGAATAAATTAGTTTACCGCTTGTTTAATAGCGTTGTGACTTCAGATTATTTTTGTGCAACAACGGAACCGATAGTGCCAACAGTTAAGCAAGAATGGTTAGGTAAAGCTGGAGCTATTATTGAAGTTACCACTACTACAGTAACTGCTAATACTTTTAAACATACTATAGTCCTAAAAAATGTTAGCCTTGAAAAAGGCAACAGCAATTTCTTATTGGGAGATAAATACTTATATGGAGAGCTGCAGACTATTAAACCATAAAGAGAAAAAAGTCTAAAAAAAACGTCAATGCTAAGATAAGTATTGACGTTTTTTTATGGAATATAAAGAAGGAGTTATTTGTTTTGCTTAAAGTAAACTTCGGTGGCACCTTGACCATATTTTTGATAATTGGCATCCTGAAAAACGATATTGTCATAACGTCCTAAAAGAAAATCCAATTCGGCTTTGAGGATTCCTTCGCCAACGCCGTGAATAAAAACAATTTTCGGAATTCGATTGCGGATCGCAAATTCGATATGGCGCTGGGCAGTTTCGGCCTGCAGCGTCAAAATATCATAATTGGACATGCCACGTTTATTGGGAACCAATTTTTCGATATGCAGATCAAATTCAGGAACAGGCAGTTCATTCTTGTCTTTTTTCTCTTTTACAAAACTGCGCGGTTTTGGGATTTCCTTTTCCTTTTTTATTTCATTGATATTAATGCCCTTGATTCCTTCCATCAAATTGCCCGATTCGCCAATTTTAATCAGTTCGCTGGAAGCATAATTCATCACAAAACCATCTGTCGTTTCTATAGTTACTATCTTGTCTTTGACGGATAAAACAACACCATCGACGGCATCATCCAGCACCGAAACTTTATCTCCTTTATTGAACATCGTCTTCGTTATTATCTTGGTTTTTACTTGGAGTTTTGCTGCTTAAACGCATCATTCCCATCATGAAGATGATTATGGCAACCACCATTACATACACATTTTTATCGGCACTTGTCTGTTCGTAGAAGGCAACGCCAATGGCTAAGATCATTATCAGAATTACAAATTTTTGCATCATTTCATTTTCAGGCTTCAAAAATACTAAACTTTAGGAGAGTATTGTTGAAAGTGGTATAGAAATAATGGCGTATCTCCTTGTGAAAAACTAAGTTCGTACCTCTCTTATTTTCACAAGGAGTCGAGCTTTTGGCTTTATCTTTATTTTTTTAAAGGAAAAAAAATAAAGGATATCGCCTCAATCCCTTACGCAAAAGGACTTCGAGAGAATAAATGCCCTAGCCCAGATAGAAGCGATATCCTTTTATGCCGGGGTTCGGCATAAAAGATATAGCGGATAGCTGGAATAGCTCCTAATTGTTTCACTTTATTTATTCCAATCAATTTTTCTTGAAAAGTACATTACTGCCGCCAATATGCAGAATAAACCGATGCTTCCTACTAATAAAGCGTAGTTTTCTAACTGGATAATGACGTAGATAAAAGTGTATAATCCCGTGAGTGAGGCTGCAATAAATAACGGAAATTTACGTCCTTTTAGGATTGAAACAGAGTACAATGATATCAATGTAATGACCGCTAGTGCTGCAATCAGGTATGCTTTCATGAAACTGCTGTGCTCTGTGATGGAAATAAGCAGGGTGTAAAATAAAATTAGTGCCAGACCAATCATGGAATATTGAAAAATGTGAATTCTGATTTTGCTGATCGATTGAATCAGAAAGAATATTAAAAATGTTAAGCCAATTACGAGAAAGCCATATTTAGCCGCTCTTTCGTTTTGTTGGTATTGGTTTACCGGAATTACAAAATCGACTCCAAAAGCATAGGTTCCTAAATCAGGCAGATTCTCGAAGAATTGCTGTGAAAAAGCTCTGTTGATGTGCAGGATTTTCCAGTTGGCTGTAAAACCGTTAGCATCGATTTTTTTTTTGGTTTTGTCATCTGGAAGAAAATTGCCTGTAAAACTTGGTGAGCTCCAGTTGGATTGCATGCTTAGCTGTGTGGTTTTGCCAATAGGCACCATTTTTATCTGTTTGCTTCCGTTATAAGTGATATCAAAACCAAAGTTGGTTTTAGCTGTTTTTAAAATGCTTTTCAGATCAATAAAACCAGTCTCTAGA
Protein-coding sequences here:
- a CDS encoding Smr/MutS family protein is translated as MFNKGDKVSVLDDAVDGVVLSVKDKIVTIETTDGFVMNYASSELIKIGESGNLMEGIKGININEIKKEKEIPKPRSFVKEKKDKNELPVPEFDLHIEKLVPNKRGMSNYDILTLQAETAQRHIEFAIRNRIPKIVFIHGVGEGILKAELDFLLGRYDNIVFQDANYQKYGQGATEVYFKQNK
- the creD gene encoding cell envelope integrity protein CreD encodes the protein METTENQNPAPTPFFQSNTAKMIMVGILTLVLLIPLEFVKSLITERSFRQEEVITEINDKWGESVYFYGPILKVPYTTFDETLSINQKTNETVKQRKAITKYAYFFPEDLKAKSIVVTKVLNRNNYESVVYSSKMNFEGNYIQPDFSSKNIPAEVIQWNKATILIKTTNLKSIKDEVKINLGGTKFTFEPVYSTNPNDSTQALETGFIDLKSILKTAKTNFGFDITYNGSKQIKMVPIGKTTQLSMQSNWSSPSFTGNFLPDDKTKKKIDANGFTANWKILHINRAFSQQFFENLPDLGTYAFGVDFVIPVNQYQQNERAAKYGFLVIGLTFLIFFLIQSISKIRIHIFQYSMIGLALILFYTLLISITEHSSFMKAYLIAALAVITLISLYSVSILKGRKFPLFIAASLTGLYTFIYVIIQLENYALLVGSIGLFCILAAVMYFSRKIDWNK